The Fusobacterium sp. JB019 genome has a segment encoding these proteins:
- a CDS encoding MATE family efflux transporter translates to MSRGKNLTEGNILKILISLALPIIGTSFLQMTYGLVDMVWIGKLGSKAVASIGTASFYIGMGYSINSIIVMGGGIKTAHSIGANNKKDLHEYINSAFTINIVISIMYFIFLYLFRGPLIKYFNLNDVQVEMDAIKYLVIAGFSLIFLFENMLFMRILNSFGETKLPFKISAFGIVLNIILDPLFIFILNYKVTGAAIATLLSQGVTTLLYIKVSKKYFSLSSLFKIYIDKIKNIFKLGIPGGIQRIIFTSISIVIGRVVSSFGPEAIAAQKIGVQIESISYMTAWGLYGAMSAFVGQNFGGKQLFRIKKGFKIASVLSICLGLFTSILFVFFPDMLMRIFIKDPQTIAIGRNYLIILGYTQIFMCIEIVSSASFHGIGAPNIPSFVSIIFTASRIPVAYYLSSIYGINGVWIAISLSMLAKGLITPTAFTFKLKSLINKNGGIYE, encoded by the coding sequence GTGAGCAGAGGAAAAAATTTAACAGAAGGTAATATTTTAAAGATTCTTATTTCTTTGGCCTTGCCAATTATAGGAACATCTTTTTTACAAATGACCTATGGACTTGTGGATATGGTTTGGATTGGAAAATTAGGAAGTAAAGCTGTAGCTTCAATAGGAACAGCATCCTTTTATATTGGTATGGGTTATTCCATAAATTCTATTATTGTTATGGGAGGAGGAATAAAAACAGCCCACTCAATAGGAGCTAATAATAAAAAAGATTTACATGAATATATTAACTCAGCTTTTACTATAAATATAGTAATTTCTATAATGTATTTTATTTTTTTATATTTATTTAGAGGTCCATTAATTAAATATTTTAATTTGAATGATGTTCAAGTTGAAATGGACGCTATTAAATATTTAGTTATTGCAGGATTTAGTCTAATATTTTTATTTGAAAATATGCTTTTTATGAGAATTCTAAATAGTTTTGGAGAAACTAAACTTCCCTTTAAAATAAGCGCTTTTGGAATTGTTTTAAATATAATATTAGATCCTTTATTCATATTTATATTAAATTATAAAGTTACAGGAGCTGCTATTGCAACCTTGTTGTCTCAAGGAGTAACTACACTTCTTTATATTAAAGTTTCTAAAAAATATTTTTCCTTATCTTCACTTTTTAAAATATATATTGATAAGATAAAAAATATTTTTAAATTAGGAATTCCTGGTGGTATCCAGCGTATTATATTTACAAGTATTAGTATTGTTATTGGAAGAGTTGTTTCAAGTTTTGGACCTGAAGCAATTGCTGCTCAAAAGATAGGAGTTCAAATAGAATCTATTTCCTACATGACAGCTTGGGGACTTTATGGTGCCATGTCTGCATTTGTTGGTCAAAATTTTGGTGGAAAACAATTATTTAGAATAAAGAAAGGATTTAAAATAGCAAGCGTATTATCCATTTGTCTTGGACTTTTCACATCTATTTTATTTGTTTTCTTCCCAGATATGTTAATGAGAATATTTATAAAAGATCCACAAACAATTGCAATAGGAAGAAATTATTTAATCATTTTAGGATATACTCAAATATTTATGTGTATTGAGATTGTTTCAAGCGCTTCTTTCCATGGTATTGGAGCTCCAAACATTCCTTCCTTTGTAAGTATTATTTTTACAGCTTCTAGAATTCCAGTTGCATATTATTTATCTTCAATTTATGGAATTAACGGAGTTTGGATAGCAATAAGTTTATCTATGTTAGCTAAGGGATTAATCACACCAACAGCTTTTACATTTAAATTAAAAAGTTTAATAAATAAGAATGGAGGAATTTATGAATAA
- a CDS encoding MATE family efflux transporter, producing METDNLTKDSIFKLIKNIAIPASTGLIFNTFYNVVDTYFAGKEIGTAALAGITIGFPIYFILIAISTGIGNGTTALASIALGRKDRETYHSLALNSMVIGFVSSLLIALSIKNLVPFLFKFSGASGTELNYGIDYINTIFIGSIFFIINSILNALLVAYGDTKSYRNFLIIGFFLNILLDPLFIMGWFGLPKLETIGVALATVLVQMTGTIYLGKRLYQNHIFKFELFKRCNLRLKTILELLEQGIPSALTTATTALGVFVINYFILKIMPGPVTIAAYGAAMRVEQLALIPTMGLNTAAITISGQNFGGKIYSRVIEVKNKTLLIGTTFITLGGIIIYPFISSLIGIFASDINVINAGTHYLQIEILALPTYIILGLYLSVLQGIKKPNWAVFIGTFRQIIMPFVLFNIFTKVFNMGITGIWIGIVIVNWLAVILTYFYGEYTLKRILLLGDEK from the coding sequence ATGGAAACTGATAATTTAACAAAAGATTCAATTTTTAAACTCATAAAAAATATTGCTATTCCTGCAAGTACAGGATTAATTTTTAATACTTTTTATAATGTTGTAGACACTTATTTTGCAGGGAAAGAAATAGGTACAGCTGCTCTAGCTGGAATAACTATTGGTTTCCCTATTTATTTTATTTTAATTGCTATAAGCACTGGTATTGGAAATGGTACTACTGCCTTAGCTTCAATTGCTCTTGGAAGAAAAGATAGAGAAACTTATCATTCTCTCGCACTTAATTCCATGGTTATAGGTTTTGTTTCAAGTCTACTTATAGCTTTATCTATAAAGAATTTAGTTCCTTTTTTATTCAAATTTTCAGGAGCTAGTGGAACAGAGTTAAATTATGGGATAGATTATATAAATACTATTTTTATAGGTTCTATTTTCTTTATAATTAATTCGATTTTAAATGCTCTTTTAGTAGCTTATGGAGATACTAAATCCTATAGAAATTTCTTAATTATTGGATTCTTTTTAAATATCCTATTAGATCCTCTATTTATTATGGGTTGGTTTGGCCTTCCTAAACTAGAAACAATAGGAGTAGCTCTTGCCACTGTTTTAGTTCAAATGACAGGAACAATATACCTTGGAAAAAGACTTTATCAAAATCATATTTTTAAATTTGAATTATTTAAAAGATGTAATTTAAGACTTAAAACAATTTTAGAATTATTAGAACAAGGTATTCCCTCTGCTTTAACTACAGCTACTACAGCTCTTGGAGTATTTGTAATTAATTATTTTATCTTGAAAATTATGCCAGGTCCTGTTACAATAGCAGCTTACGGAGCTGCCATGAGAGTTGAGCAATTAGCTTTAATTCCTACAATGGGATTAAACACTGCTGCTATTACAATTTCAGGTCAAAATTTTGGTGGAAAAATATATTCTAGAGTTATTGAAGTTAAAAATAAGACTTTATTAATAGGAACTACTTTTATTACTCTTGGAGGGATAATTATTTATCCCTTTATTTCTTCTTTAATTGGAATCTTTGCATCTGATATTAATGTAATAAATGCAGGAACTCATTATTTACAAATAGAGATTTTAGCTCTTCCTACATATATAATACTTGGCTTATATTTAAGCGTATTACAAGGAATCAAAAAACCAAATTGGGCTGTTTTCATAGGAACATTTAGACAAATAATTATGCCTTTTGTTCTATTTAACATTTTTACCAAGGTTTTTAATATGGGAATTACAGGTATTTGGATAGGAATAGTTATTGTAAATTGGTTAGCTGTTATTTTAACTTATTTTTACGGAGAATATACTCTAAAAAGAATATTATTATTAGGAGATGAAAAGTGA